One window from the genome of Oryza glaberrima chromosome 3, OglaRS2, whole genome shotgun sequence encodes:
- the LOC127768393 gene encoding novel plant SNARE 13-like isoform X2, with product MASDVPMSPELEQIDGEVQDIFRALQNGFQKMDKIKDSSRQAKQLEDLTAKMKECKRLIKEFDRILKDEESNNPPEVHKQLNDRKQYMIKELNSYVTLRKTYQSSLGNNNKRVELFDMGAGSSEPAAEDNIQIASAMTNQQLMDAGREQMTQTDQAIDRSKMVVAQTIETGTQTASALSQQTEQMKRIGNELDTVHFSLKKASQLVKEIGRQVATDKCIMALLFLIVCGVIAIIVVKIVNPHNKNIRDIPGLAPPAQNFQISNRRLLSVEIIRGL from the exons ATGGCGAGCGACGTGCCCATGAGCCCGGAGCTCGAGCAGATCGACGGCGAGGTCCAGGACATCTTCCGCGCCCTCCA aaaTGGATTTCAAAAGATGGACAAGATTAAAGATTCAAGTAGGCAAGCTAAACAGCTGGAGGATCTCACAGCAAAAATGAAGGAGTGCAAGCG TTTGATCAAAGAGTTTGATCGTATATTGAAAGATGAGGAGTCAAACAACCCTCCTGAGGTCCACAAGCAGCTAAATGACAGAAAGCAATATATG ATCAAAGAGTTGAATTCCTATGTCACCTTGAGGAAGAC ATATCAAAGTAGCCTaggtaataataataagagGGTTGAGCTCTTTGATATGGGCGCTGGAAGTAGTGAACCTGCTGCCGAGGACAACATCCAAATAGCATCAG CTATGACAAACCAACAACTGATGGATGCTGGAAGAGAACAAATGACTCAGACTGATCAAGCTATTGACCGTTCAAAAATG GTTGTGGCACAAACTATTGAAACTGGAACACAAACTGCTTCAGCGCTATCACAGCAA ACGGAACAAATGAAGAGAATTGGCAATGAGCTGGATACTGTTCACTTTTCGTTAAAGAAGGCTAGCCAGCTGGTGAAAGAGATTGGCCGTCAG GTTGCAACTGACAAATGCATTATGGCATTGCTTTTTCTGATTGTTTGTGGTGTGATTGCAATTATTGTTGTTAAG ATTGTCAACCCACATAACAAGAACATCCGCGACATCCCAGGACTTGCTCCGCCTGCTCAAAATTTCCAGATTAGTAATAGGAGACTGCTGTCGGTAGAAATTATCAGAGGTCTATGA
- the LOC127768393 gene encoding novel plant SNARE 13-like isoform X1 translates to MASDVPMSPELEQIDGEVQDIFRALQNGFQKMDKIKDSSRQAKQLEDLTAKMKECKRLIKEFDRILKDEESNNPPEVHKQLNDRKQYMIKELNSYVTLRKTYQSSLGNNNKRVELFDMGAGSSEPAAEDNIQIASAMTNQQLMDAGREQMTQTDQAIDRSKMVVAQTIETGTQTASALSQQVSFSTLHTIQDFPVTCLFWQSGILVCLVCNLVQQISFALQTEQMKRIGNELDTVHFSLKKASQLVKEIGRQVATDKCIMALLFLIVCGVIAIIVVKIVNPHNKNIRDIPGLAPPAQNFQISNRRLLSVEIIRGL, encoded by the exons ATGGCGAGCGACGTGCCCATGAGCCCGGAGCTCGAGCAGATCGACGGCGAGGTCCAGGACATCTTCCGCGCCCTCCA aaaTGGATTTCAAAAGATGGACAAGATTAAAGATTCAAGTAGGCAAGCTAAACAGCTGGAGGATCTCACAGCAAAAATGAAGGAGTGCAAGCG TTTGATCAAAGAGTTTGATCGTATATTGAAAGATGAGGAGTCAAACAACCCTCCTGAGGTCCACAAGCAGCTAAATGACAGAAAGCAATATATG ATCAAAGAGTTGAATTCCTATGTCACCTTGAGGAAGAC ATATCAAAGTAGCCTaggtaataataataagagGGTTGAGCTCTTTGATATGGGCGCTGGAAGTAGTGAACCTGCTGCCGAGGACAACATCCAAATAGCATCAG CTATGACAAACCAACAACTGATGGATGCTGGAAGAGAACAAATGACTCAGACTGATCAAGCTATTGACCGTTCAAAAATG GTTGTGGCACAAACTATTGAAACTGGAACACAAACTGCTTCAGCGCTATCACAGCAAGTAAGTTTTTCTACATTACATACTATACAAGATTTTCCTGTGACATGCCTGTTTTGGCAATCTGGTATACTTGTGTGTTTAGTATGCaatctagtacaacaaatctctTTTGCTTTACAGACGGAACAAATGAAGAGAATTGGCAATGAGCTGGATACTGTTCACTTTTCGTTAAAGAAGGCTAGCCAGCTGGTGAAAGAGATTGGCCGTCAG GTTGCAACTGACAAATGCATTATGGCATTGCTTTTTCTGATTGTTTGTGGTGTGATTGCAATTATTGTTGTTAAG ATTGTCAACCCACATAACAAGAACATCCGCGACATCCCAGGACTTGCTCCGCCTGCTCAAAATTTCCAGATTAGTAATAGGAGACTGCTGTCGGTAGAAATTATCAGAGGTCTATGA